DNA from Triticum aestivum cultivar Chinese Spring chromosome 7D, IWGSC CS RefSeq v2.1, whole genome shotgun sequence:
ATTTACCGATATCCTAAACATTGCTATGTGGTAACTGACACATTTACTTGGCTTGGTAATCTCTAAGCTCCCAAAAATTTGATTAGACATCCAACCGAGATAATTTTTCAAGACGATAACAATGACTTATATAGTAACAATGATAACTTCTGAGCTCTCAAAAGTCGCTGAAACATTCCAAGAGTTCTAGTTTTCATGTTGAATAACTACTTGCGAGTAGCTTGTAAGTAACATGTTGCAGCTTCCTAATTTTTAACCCGAAAAAGAGATGTCAGGGCATAcccatatgagatctagtttcaaagatctcgtcatGACGAACTTAATGATGAAAACGGATCGTAAATTGGATAATACTATTTGGGAGTTAAATCATTCTGatttttcaaaataaaataatATTTGCTGACATCATCTTTTTTTGTTATACTTGCATGCATGCACCAAAGCTTCAGTTTTGCTAGCTGTAAGAGAAGGAGTGCGCGCCAAGATGGGGATAGGGAAGTGTTCGGCAATTCAGAAAAAAAGATGGGAAATAGGAAAATGTTCAGTAGATCATACCAAGGGCTCATTCTTTTCAGCTCCAGATTCTCCAGAATTTTATTCTGAGAAACTGCCCACAGAAACAGTTGCGTACAGATTCAGTTGTCCAGTTCTTTTCAGCTATTGCAATCCGAGATTGTTGTATGAGTTGTGTGCTGAAATGTTTATAATGCCCACTGTGTGCTAAGCATCAAAATTCATATAGCACCACATCACATAGCATGTCCTCTATCGAACATAATAGTCCAAATAAGAAATAACCACACTCAAATAGCATGCCCACTGCCAACTTAGCATCAAAATTGGTCACAACATTCACATAACAAACATTCTGTTCCTGCGTACCCGTACCACTCAAAATATAATCAAAACTGGAGCCTGGACGCCCAATCCTACGGAACTGAAGATTGAATATGATAAGCAAAATGGTGACAGCGACCAGAAGCATCACAGCAACAAGCTCATGGCCACAACGCTCCTGCAGCCGACCACGGGTGCTAGCTCGTGCCCACCACCAGCATGCTCTACGGCATTGTCGCGATGCAGCACATGACAGAAGCGTCAGGAGGGGGAGGTGGCCCCCTCAGCCGGTGCTCCCTGGTGCCCTCACCACACGTGCCCACGCCCACAGAGCTGCGGTGGGCGCCCTTGCCCTGGTCCAACATGATGTTGTTCAGCGCCACGTGCCAGCCTGCCAGCATGCCGGTGATAGGGTGCAGTACCTGCCAAGCGCACCCGCCTCCAACTCCCATGCGTCCACCGGCATTGAGAAAGAGGAGGCGGATCAGCGTCAGGGACGAGCAGTTGCACCGGTCGATGCGACGAGGTAAGGTGGGAGCAGGACGAGCAGCAGCGGACGTGTTGGGGATTCGGGGGGCCGAGGTGGTAGCGCTAGGTAGAAAACGATGAAAAGGGGGGCAAAGCCAAAAAAACGTTTGTTCAAGTTACATAAGTTCGGGAATCAGCTGGAAATTGGGAGTGGCGCCAATTCTCCATCCAACAATTTTTTTGAGGGAAACGGAGGCCATGAGCTGGCAGCTAGGAGGCTTTTTCTAGTTCTTTTCAGCTCAAGATTCCGCAACCCAGAAGTTGTCTCAGAAGATGAAAAGAACTTGCCCTAAATACATAACATTCAGAAAATAGCAAAAGTTATTTTGTGTTTTACACTGGATTTTATTTCCCCACTACTTTGAACACCTATGCTAAACAAAATTGGATCCCATGCCAAATTGCAGCTCCCAAGCAAGCGAACAGAATTCACAGAACCAAAGACCAGTGCGAAGCTTTGATTGGATCATTTTTATTAGCTTACCGAGGGAGAGACGGTGTGAATCTAGCTAGGTGAGGCACGGATCAGTTttggccttcggatctaaggtctACGGTAGGCTCTTCGTTTGCCTCATTGGATTCTTCTGTCGGTGGTCTTTGTTCAATGGAGGAATTGATGACCGATGTGGCGGTTGTTCGATGTGACTATTCAGTGTGTCAGTTACCGTAAAATAAAGTTAGAGGCTCCTCGATTTCTCCACGGCATCAAATATTTTTGCACAGCTGTGACTATAGGAAGTGCATGGTTCCACGAGCTGCAGAAGCACAACCGTCTATTCGTTGTTCCTAGTTCACACGTTAATGCGCATGGTAACTGAAACGTCCTTCGCCAAGGTTAAATACTGGCCGTGTTTTTGAGGTCTCCACGTCGCATTGTAGCCACAGAACATCAGGCAGTTCCCACCGTCCTCAGCACTTCCCAACCTCGTCGCAGAGTCTCAGGAATCTCCATTGGCACCTTGCTGCTCGCTGCCATGGACGACTTTTTGAACACCACCAAGTACCATCCGATAGTTGCCGATGGTAACACCAAGCTCGACGTGTGGTACACGAACGAGCCTTGCAAGGTGGAGGAGACCATTGCCTTGTACGAGGACTGGTTGCGCGAAGAGAAGTACAAGTTTGTTGGTCTTGGCATGGAGTACACACGAAAGGATTGTTATGGGCGTAGAAAAGTCACCGTCATGCAACTGGCTATGCAGGATAACCTACATGGAACATAGCCATAAAATGAGCAAATAAATAACAAGCAGTCATGCATGGCTGCACAAGAGTTTTGCAGGAACCAGCTAAGTCCCACTCCCGCATCAATCTCCGAAAAACCCGCAATTCAACCAAGACAGAAATTGGCTGCTCACCTATCGACCCAAGAAGTTCTaccctcaaaaaagaaaaactcTACCATCAAGTAACCCCATCACCTCTCACATATTATCAAGATCTCAAGCTCGCGAGTAATACAAAACTTACGGGAGAAATCCTATGAGATTAATTTAGGGGAGAAaagggagggagggggggggggggtagttagGATTACGGGGAGGTTAGTTGAAGTTCACGGGGAGGATTATTCTGTACATCTCATCCCTAGCAATTTGTCCGTAGGTTAGTTGCCAGCACATTCAAAGTAACATCAAATCTCAATGGAGCGTTCAAAGATCCTCGCGGACCATCATAGCACCTACAGAGAAGACCCTAACACATCAAGCAAGCAAGAAAAACGCATCTACCCAGTTACTCTATTAAACATACAGTTTTGCTAAagtacatctagatgtgctctaagtattgcacatctaagtcctatgtcattgattttatgctAAGATCCATGCAAgcattttcttttatcttttttctctatctttctagtttgattgagtcacttagatgtgcaataactatgaCACATCACAGAATCCGGTTTACGCAGGCAAGAGCAAAGGATCGCACCAGAACTTGAACTCAGGCAGGCGGCGGACGAACGGACGGAACTCGTCCGAGGAGCGCGTGGGGAGCGCGGGCCCCTCGCCGAGCAcctcggcgagctcggggtcgaCCTGAGGCGACAGGAAGGCGATGAGGAGGTTGAGGAGGTAGATGCCGAGGGCATAGGTCACGATGTAGTAGCCGCCGACGAACCACGCGCGCAGCGCGtacaccaacactaccccagcgaGGCCCAGCCAACGGCGGCCCACGTGCGGAGTTGACCGGTCCAGCAGGTGCTGAAACCGCCGGGATGCCGTGGCCACCGCTGCCGACAGGGCGGCGGCGGGCCCCCCGCTATCGCTGCTGTGGGTGGAGGCAGCCGGAGCggaggcggtggaggaagaggaAGGGTCCATCATGGTGTTGAGCGGACTGGGGTTGGGGATCTCGTGCAGCAAGGCCTCCGCCCTTATGGCATCCCATCCCATCCCATTGACGTCTAAACATGTGCCTCCTCGGAGCTTAGAGCTTCTCGGCCGTTCGATTGAAATCTTCTGGATAACACAGACCGTCGGATCTCGATCCAAATCACTATAAGTCGTTGGATATTTGCCAGATCAACTTTAGCCGTCGGATAAATTTCAATTGCATCAAAATGTAATATCCTTGTCCCCACCGAGGCATTTTTGTCATTTCACATATGGATATAAAATGGCAGCAGCATTGTGTTGAATAAAAACCTAGTTGCGTCCTCCTGCACTTACGGTTACGTGGTTGCGTCAACCTCGCGGCCTAGCCCCCATCCCTAACACTAGCTCATCCTCTACGCCGCCAACATCCGTCCTTCCTCCTAATGCATCCCATCCCCGTCGTCAGGCGCGTGTTGCCGCCAATTTTCCTCCTCCCCTCCTACCTTTTTCCTCGCATATGTCTAGATAATTAGATTCACGTTCGAACCTGAGCCTCCTCGGAGCTCAAAACTTCTCGACCGTCCGATTGGAATCTCCTCGCGACACAGACCATCGGATCTCGATCCAAGTCGATGTGAGTCATTGGATATATACCCAATCAACTTTAGTCGTTAGATAAATTCCAATTGCATCAAATGTAATACCCTTGCCTCCACCAGGGCGTTTTTGTCATTTCATATATGGGTTATAAAATGGCAGTAGCACCGAGTTGAGTAAAAGCCTAGCTGCGTCCTCCGGCGCTCGCGCCAACCTCGCGCCTCGGCCCCCATCCCTAACACTAGCACATCCTCTACGCCGCTATCgtccgtcctcctcctcccgcgtcCCATCCCTATCGCCAGGCGCGTGCTGCCGCCAAACTTCCTCCTCCCCTCCTACCATTCCCCTCACTTACGCCTAGAAACTGATGAGGAGGCCGAGCCGCCACCCGCTGTCGAACCTGCCAATCAGACATGGCCAGAAGCTTAGATAATATCACTAGTTTCTCTGTTCCGAACATTTCCTGGAAGTAGACGACACGTTTTAAGGACCGCCCTGCTCGAGAAAGCTCAGGGCGCGCCGCCAACTCGAGTCCTCCTGCTCCAACCCCACAGAGGGCGCCAATGGCCGGAGCAAAGGAGATTGTGGTAGAGCGCACCGTCTCTGTCGCTGCCACCCACCTCCTCTTCGCGTCTGCCCCGCCCCTTCTCCTCTTCCTTCTTTAACTGTCGATGCTTGGCAGCAGCAGCACGAGCCAAGGCGAGCCGCCGCCGATTCCGTAATGCGCCAGATAGTTGTCTCCTCCGCAGTAGCAACGACAAGCCTTGGACTAGGTTGTGGCACCAGAAGCGGGCGATGAAGGCCATTGCCAGGTGCGTCCCtttcccttcctctctccctctcttttctaTCTgtctttatgtgtgtgtgtgtgtgtgtgtgagagagagagagagagggagggagggagagagagtgtgtgtgtgtgtgactgatTATGTTCACCATATTGCAGTTGGTCCAGGATCTTAGCGCACCTGTCGCATCTGACGTTTGTCATCCACTTGGCCGCAACCATCCACAAGAAGAGGGGATGTCGCAGTCGGGTCCTCatatgtgatgtagggtggaaccctaggggacGATCTTTCACAATTTGAAGGGGAATTCCCGAAGAacacgagaggaaacactcaaatcaacgagattcgattacacatgtgctagatccgagtacacaaAGAGACACACGATCCAAACACAATAAAGGACGATACAACGGTAGATAGTCCTCCCCAATCCGTGaggagatggggtcttgaatccatgaggggatcttccccgagaggaggtcttgaatccacttgggggaatCTTCTCCTAGAttgaggtcttggcctccaatggagtagggacacaagtggatgagcaatgctctatctccaAAATGAgatatcacaatgctaaccctaaaatggtggtggaggaggagtatatatagtctagggggcgaaggggtacatgggcttcggcccctttactgtgcgcaaacaggggccggatgtccgggctgggggccagatgtccggcggctcacgtcgggccggatgtccgggctggcgggggcCGGTTTCGGTGACGTTCTGTGATGGAGTGCCGGATTCCGGCCTGTCGGGCCGTATGTCCGGGTCCTGGCCGGATGTTCGGGCCCTATAGCTCGTCGGCTGGGCTGCTGCTGCAGTAGTCACCTTCAGGGGCCGCATGTCCGGGGTTGTGCCCAGATGTTCGGGTCCTAGGAGTTGTCTTCGGTTCCTTTTGTCGTTCCTCTTCATCCATGTACTTGgagacttgtccgtcttcacgagCTTCTCTGAGAGAGTCTTCTTGATGCCTAAGAACACATAGCATTCcggcttgaggtagtagccatgtctccgGTGGGTCATATGGAATGTCAATAAGGAGAGATGTCAACCTCGGTcttgagagctcttgcacgtgctcgtgtcattggtccacttggcacttggtgagacgtcggtaggtccatggggatgaccataggatgctccgcatcatcttccccctgggaaagatccgacctcgaatcgaaaacctcatcaccatggtagggagagagatccttgaTGTTGAAGATATCGCTCACGTGGTATTTGTCGTGCggtatgtcgatcttgtatgcattgttgttgtagcgctcGATCACCTTGAAGGGGctgtcac
Protein-coding regions in this window:
- the LOC123163709 gene encoding protein RER1A, encoding MGWDAIRAEALLHEIPNPSPLNTMMDPSSSSTASAPAASTHSSDSGGPAAALSAAVATASRRFQHLLDRSTPHVGRRWLGLAGVVLVYALRAWFVGGYYIVTYALGIYLLNLLIAFLSPQVDPELAEVLGEGPALPTRSSDEFRPFVRRLPEFKFWYSIVKAFCIAFGMTFFSVFDVPVFWPILLFYWVVLFTVTMKRQILHMVKYRYVPFTFGKQRYNGKRAASADDLTLPKD